The segment CCTGGTCGACACCAACTCCGACCCCACCCAGCTCGCTTACCCGATCCCCGGTAACGACGACGCAGTGAAGTCCATCCGCATCATCGTCGACACCGTGATCGAGGCCGTCCAGAGCGGTCTGGCTCAGCGCGACAGCCGCCGCAACACCCGCGGTCAGGCCGACCTGCGCGCCGTCTCCTCCGAGATGGCCGCCTCCGCTGGCGCCACCAACGAAGCCGGCGAAGTTGACCTCTCCAAGGTCTCCATCCCGTCCTCCGTTGAGGTCTCCGAGGCCGACATCGCCGCTTCCGCCAAGAAGAGCGCCGCGACCCCCCGCAAGAAGGTCGCCGCTCCCAAGGCCTAATCGCCCCCTGTTTATCTAAAAATGAGCACTCCCATCACCGCCCAACAAGTCAACGACCTGCGCGGCCAAACCGGCGCCGGTCTCATGGACTGCAAGCGCGCGCTTGTTGAAACCAACGGCAACTTCGAAGAGGCCGTCACCATCCTTCGCAAAAAGGGTGCCGCTTCCGCCGCCAAACGCGCGGATCGCGAAGCCAAAGAAGGCCTCATCGAGAGCTACATCCACGTCGGTGGCAAAGTTGGCGTCCTCATCGAGGTCAACTGCGAGACCGATTTCGTGGCTCGTAACGACGACTTCAAGGCCCTCGTTCGTAACCTCGGTATGCACATCGCCGCCGCCAACCCGATCTGCGTTTCCCGCGATCAGGTTCCCGAGGCCGATATCGCCGTCGAGCGCGACATCGCCACCGCACAGGTTGCAGGCAAGCCGCCCGCCGCCGTGCAGAAGATCGTTGAAGGCAAACTCGAGAAGTATTTCGCGACCGTCGCGCTCCTCGATCAGCCCTTCGTGAAGACCCCTGAGAAAACCATCAAGGAGATCCTCACCGAGGCGATCGCCAAGACCGGCGAGAACATCCAAGTTCGCCGCTTCGTTCGCTACCAGCTCGGTTCTTAAGCCGACCCGCTGCGGTTAGCAGCTAACCCCCAAAGCACGCCGGTTTTCCGGCGTGCTTTTTTGTGTCCAGTGCAGCGGTTTCAGTCTCCGATCAACACCATGAAAGTCACCAAGGGCCAGATCTTCAATCGGGGTATTACCCACTGCTGCCCCAACTGCGGCGCCAACAAACTATTCAAAGCCGACTCGTTTTTCGCGCTCAACCCCGAGTGCCCGGATTGCGGCCTAAAAATCGAGCGCGACGAGGGATTTTTTCTCGGTTCCATGTCGCTCAACTACGCCGTCACCACCTTGGGATTTTTATTTCCCGTCTTGGTGCTGTATCTGGTCGGCGCGCTGTCGGGGATAGTCGCGGCGGTGATCGCCGGAACCGGAGCACTCGGCTTCCCCGTTCTCTTTTACCGCTCTTCACGGAGCTGGTGGCTGATGAGCTATTACTTTTTCCTCCCGCATCACCTCCCGGCCAACTGCGGCGCGGCCCCCACCAACGCGGACGACAACCCGTAACTCACGGCAGGCTAGCTAATTTTAAGCAGGATCGTAGCCGTAAAAGTAGCGCAGACTTCCAGTCTGCTCGGGGTGCGCAAATGCAGGCTGGAAGCCTGCGCCTGGAGTTTGGCCTCTGACTAGTCGAACGCAGATCAGCCGAATCCTTGAGCTCACGCTCAAGACCACACTCTTCGCGAACACACTCCTTGTGGCCTTGAGCGTGAGCTCAAGGATTCGGCGCACCGCAGCCAGAAAAAACACCTCGTGCTCACGCACGAAGCCACACCGAGCCAAAGCCACCCAGGCAAAGGCACACTCCAGGCCGCACCCGCCCGAACGTGGCCTTGAGCGTGAGCTCAAGGTCTGGAGTTTGGCCGTTTAACTCGTGCCAAGAACCACACAGGTGCTGCGCATCATGTATGGTGTGAGCGGCGAGCGGGAAAGCGTCTATTTCTGGCGGTTAGGAATGCACTTCTTCTTCGGTGGATCTTCTTCCCCTTAAAAAGAGTAATACTCTTCTTCCGTGGGTGGGTTTTCTTCCCTGTCCGGCTGGGGATATGAGGGGTGCGAATGGGTGGAGATTGAACCGGCGGGACGCTTGGCGGATGCACAGCGATGCATCCAACCGGTTCACGCAAGTGTTTGCACTGTGTCGATTTCTTTCTGCCCGACGCGCATAACCGCGAGCGTCAGCGCTACTGCGGGAAGCCGGGATGCCGACGGGCGAGCCGGGCGGCCAGTCAGGCCAAATGGTTGGCGAAGCCGGAGAACCTCGACCACTGGAAAGGCCCAGAAAATGTCCAACGGGTGCAGGAGTGGCGGAAGGCCAATCCGGGGTACTCAAGGCGGAGGGGGCCGCGACGGCGGGTGGCGTTACAAGACATCCCAACTACGCAATCCGTTGTGCACCAGCCTAAAGCCGAGCCGGTCGCCGAGGTGGCGTTACCGAATCCCTGCGTGCCGTTACAAGACAGATGGGAGTCGCAAAACCCTGTGCTCGTGGGGCTTATCGCGCAGTTCGCCGGAGTGACGTTACAAGAGGACCTCGAACCCATGCTGCGACACCTGCAATCCCGGGGGCGGGTGATCCTGGGCATCGACGTCCAGCCGCCCGATTATGCAAAAACAACCGATCGATCGCGAACAACTCCGGCGCACGCCGGCCCAGTTTAGCTGGCTGGACCACCGGCTGGTGCGGGGCAATTACCTGGGGCGGGCCAGTGCCCCCGCCTGGGGCCTCTATCTGGTCCTGGTCACCGTGGGCGACGCCGACGGGCTGAGTTACTACGCCACGCGCACCCTGGCCCGGCTGCTCACGCTCAGCGAGGACGGCCTGGTCGAGGCGCGCCGGCAGTTAATCGAGGCCGGGGTGATCGCCTACGCCGCGCCACTTTACCAGGTGCTCTCCTTGGACCGGGGCAGGCCAACGCACACGCTGGCGGCAACGCCGCCGCCGAGCCGGGAGGTGGGCGCGTGATCGATTACGAACTGTATTGCCGGATAAAACAGGCGGAGGCGGCCGGTCACAGTGCGCCGCAAATCGCCCGCTCGCTCCAGTTGCACGTGCAGACGGTGAGGCGCTGGCAGGCGCAGGAAAAGTACGTGCGCAGCCAGGCCGCGCAGGTGCCTAGGCCAAGCAAGCTCGACGTGCACAAGCCGGCGATCGCGCGCTGGCTGGAGGCCCATCCGTTCACCGCCATGCAGCTCTGGCAAAAGGTGCGCGAGCGGGGGTACACGGGCGGGTATTCAATTTTGAAAGACTACGTGCGGCGGGTGCGGCCGAGGAACCTGGAGGCGTTTCTTACCCTCAAGTTTGCCCCCGGCCAGACCGCGCAGGTGGACTGGGGCAGTTTTGGCGCGGTGGAGGTGGACGGCACCCGGCGGGCTTTAAGTTTTTTCGTCATGGTTTTGGGGTACAGCCGGTTCCTGCATGTGGAATTTACCCTCGGGCAGGGCCAGGAGTGGTGGCTGGGCTGTCACCGGCGCGCCTTTGAAAAACTCGGCGGGGTGCCGCGCGAGGTGATGGTGGACAACTGCAAGACGGCCGTCCTCTCGCATGTGCCCGGGACCGACCCGGTGTACAACGCCCAGTACCTGGACTTTGCCCGGCACTACGGGTTTACGATAGAGCCTGTCCCAAATTTCCGGATTTTTAAAAAGTGCGCAGAGGTCCATTGGGATTGCGGGCGAACGAGGTGGCACGAATCACCCCAGCGACGTTAAACGGCGGCCCGAATCGATTTTTCCCGCCCCCAAGCGCGGTAGTAAGGTACGGCAAAGCCGGGGCGAGCCCCAGGGTTATTCACATTTTTGCCGGAAAATTGAATTAAGCGGCCAGCGGAAGTGTTATTTCCTCGGCAAGGATTCGTGACACCAGCCAGAGGTTGTGACCGAGTACACTCCAACCCACCGAACGGTAGCGGTTGGCAAACCCTTTACAGCGCAAGCGTCCGCCGAGGCGTTGTTTGAGGATCGCAATGCGCGCTTCGGTCGCCGAACGGCGCCGCTGCAATTGGGCGAAGCGTTTTTCGCTCAAACGCTCCTTGAGCGCGTGCGGATCACGCGGGCATACCGCATCGTAAACGTCTTGTTGCTTGAGCATTGCGGAAGTTTTTTTGGTGGCGAAGCCGCGGTCGGTGCCGACCGCGCTAATCGGCGCACTCAGGTCAAAGCGGTTCTGCCGCGCCAGGCTTTCCTCGAGTTGGCACCATTCTGCCGGAGCCGCGCCCTGGTAGAGTTGCCAGTCGGTGATTAAACCGGAGAGCGCCTCGCTCAACAGCAACGAGTTGCCAAACTCGACTTGGCTCCCTGCTTTGCCGCGAACCAGTACGTTCACATCAAGTTCATGCACGCTGAGGATCTTTTGGTCGTTGGGCACCGGGCGTCCGCCGATGATGCGCTCGTGGGCCTGCTTGATGACGGCGGGCAGTTGGCCGAGCATAGCGTCGATGCGGGTGGTTATCCGCTTGGTTTGGCGTTGGCTGTAATGGGTTTGGCTATACTTCTGCGCCAACAGGTCGCGGTGGCGGCGGGCATGTTCTCCGATCGTGCGTAACAGCGTCTTCATCTTGCGCAGGATCTGTTTACGCGCGCGCTTGGCGTCGTTGCGGCGGCCTGCGTGGGTCATTGACATGCACAACTTGTTCATCTGCTTGGCAAAGCACTCCGGCTCTTCAGGCATACGGTGGAGCAGTCCAGCGCGGCGGATTAAAATCATGGCCTTGAGCAAAGTCTTGGACACATCACGCAACAGCACCCAGTCCACCGGGAAGTGGATGTTGGTCTCCAAGCACGTGCCGTCGATGAGGCAAACATCCATGTCCAGCGGCGCGCTCAACCCGAGTTCAGTGGCGCGATCCTTCTCGCCGCACATCTCCACCAACACTTGCCCCATCCAGCGCACCTGTTCGGCGGTGAAAAACTTCGAGGCCCGCTCCAGCACACTTTTGGACGCCCCCTTGATTCCCTCAAGCGTGCGAACACCGCAAAAATCCGCCAGTAAATCACTTGAGGCAATGCTACGGGAAAGCTCGCGAAAGGATATGTTGCCCAAATGCACCCGCAACACTTCAAAGCGTAACGCTTTGAGCGCAAACTCCATACGCTGGCGTAGTTGTGCGACACTGGCTTGGCCTGCCCCCGCCTTGGCAAAGTCCATCGCCATCGTCTCCAAGTGGCTGCCACGCAACAACGCGTCGAGTCCTTCCAATTGCTGGCGAAACTCGGCGTAATCTTTATTGGCACCGACTGGCGTTAGCGCCGGACGCAACCAGCGTTGCAGGGCAATGGCCGAGGTGGCGGATACGGGTTTTGACTTCATGGCCGATTATAGCGGCTTTTTTTTGACCAAAACCAGGGAATTACCCCTCTTTAGGCATCATTAAACTTATGCTAATAGTTCACTGCTAGGTTTTTATGCTTTCGGGACAGGCTCTACGATAAAAGCGTGCGGGCCGGGGCATCCGCAGTCCAAGGGCATGGTGGAAAACGCGGTGGGTTACGTGAAAAAAAGCTTCCTTGGCGGGCGGCAGATGAACGGGTTTACCGAGCTGGGGCCGGCCGCCAGCTTGTGGCTGGAAACGGTGGCCAACGTGCGCGTTCACGCTGAAACCCAGGGCCGGCCGGTGGACCGGCTGCCCGAGGAGCGCGCTGCGCTCCTGCCGCTTAACCCGGTGGCCAGTCCGGCGGTGCGCACCTTAAGCGTGCGGGCGTCGCGGCGGTGCCGGGTGAGTATCGAAACGAACCGCTACTCGGTGCCCACGAAGTTTGCCGGGGCGCTACTCACCGCGCAGATCGAGGGGGCGCAGGTGAGGTTTTATGCGGACCGCACCCTGGTGGCCGAGCATGCCCGCAGTTTTGCCCGCCGCGCCGATGTGGAAAACCCCGAGCATGTGCGCGAACTCGAGGAGCGCAAACGGCAGGGGGCGCGGCAGCGCCTGCGGCTACGGTTTTTGGAACTGAGCCCGGCGGCACCCGCCTACCAACGGGGGCTGGAGGAGCGCCGGCTCAACGCGGGACACCACCTGGCGACTATCGTGGGTTTGGTGGCCCTGTATGGAACGGAGGCAGTCGGCCGGGCGATCGAAAGCGCCCATGAACTCGGCGCCTACTCCAGCGATTACATCCTCAACTTGCTCGAACAACGCGCGCGGGCCTTGCCGCAAGCCGGGCCGATCCACCTCACCCGCGCCGACGCGTTGGCCGCACTGGAACTCGAACTGCGTCCCCCGGATTTAAGCCCCTATACCCAATGAAAACAGAACCCGAAAAAACCGATTTATTAAAAGATCAACTCAAGTACCTGAAACTCGGTTACCTGCTGCGCCACCACGGCGAACTCACGGCCGAGGCGGCCAAGGCGCGCTGTTCGCACGCCGAATTTTTACGCCGACTGGTGCAGGCCGAGACCCAGGACCGCCAGATCCGGGCGCTGGAGCGGCGCATCCAGGCAGCGCGCTTCCCGGTCAAGAAAACCGTCGACCAGTTCCAGTGGGACTGGCCCAAGGAGTTGAACGAAGCGCAGGTGCGGCACCTCTTCGAACTGGGCTTTGTCAAGGAGCGCACCAACGCGGTGTTTTGCGGTGGTGTGGGGCTTGGGAAGACACATCTCGCGAGCGCGTTGGGCTACGCGGCGTGCCAGGCGGGCTACACGGTGCTGTTTACGACGGCGGTGGACGCGATCAACGCCCTGGTCACCGCCCAGTCCCTGCACCGGTTGCAAGCCGAGTTGAAGCGTTACATGACCCCTGCGGTGCTCGTGCTCGATGAGGTCGGCTACCTGCCGCTCGACAAGTCGGGGGCCGACCTGCTCTTCCAGATCGTCAGCCAACGCTACGAACGCGGCTCGCTGATCGTCACCACCAACAAGGCCTACAAACACTGGGCAGGGATCTTTAACAACGACGCTGGCATCACCGCGGCGATCCTGGACCGCCTACTGCACCGGGCCCAGACCGTCGTCATCGAGGGCAAATCCTACCGCATGAAAGACCGCCTGGCCGACGAACCTGCAAGCTGACCGGGCCTGATGATCGGCCCCTGGCGGGGCCGGTCATCGGCTTTTACGACAGGTGATTTTGTAACCGCCAGAAATAGACGGTGTTCGCGCCGCCGCTCACATGTATGGCGATCTGAGCTGATCACTCCGGAGAGTTTCGCAGACTTCGCAACAGCCACCCGCACGTCCACGAACGCATCGAAACCCATGCCGTTGCTACCTGCGGTACGCTTCTACCTTAGCTGGGGGGACGGATCTCAACTCGTTTTGGGGCCAAACTCCAGATGCAGGCTGGAAGCCTGCGCTACCTCAGTCAAAGACCACCGTTTTGTTACCGTAAACCAAAACGCGGCTCTCGAGGTGCCAGCGCACGGCTTGGGCGAGCACGATTTTCTCTAGGTCGCGCCCCTTGCGCACGAGGTCGTCGACGCCATGCCGGTGCGTCACCCGCGTGACGTCCTGCTGAATGATCGGGCCGTCATCGAGCACCGCTGTCGCATAATGCGCGGTCGCGCCGATCAGTTTGACTCCGCGTTCCGCAGCTTGGTGATACGGACGGCCGCCGGCAAAGGCCGGTAAAAACGAGTGGTGAATGTTGATCACCGGGCGGGCGAATTTCGTTAAAAAATCCTCCGACAACACCTGCATGTAACGGGCGAGAATCACCAGCTCGACATCGAGCGAGCGCAGGAGCTCCAGTTGCGCGGATTCCCCCTCCGGCTTGGTCGCCGAAGTCACGGGGATGACATAAAACGGCAGGCCATAGCCCCGCGCCGCCGCTTCGAGTTCGCGATGGTTGGAGACGATCGCGACAAGCTCACAGGCGTAATCGCCCGACTTCCACCTCAACACGAGGTCGTGGAAACAGTGGTCGAACTTGGAGACAAAAATCGCCACGCGCGGGCGATGGCTGGAGGCGGTCACCCGCGCCTGCATCCCAAGGGAGGCAGCGAAGGCATGGAAGCCCGCTGTGTCGGCCGACGCGGCACCGTGGGACGGCACCCACTCGACGCGTTGAAAAAAGATTCCCGCCTCCATGTCGCGGTGCTGGTCCGCATGGAGGATGTTGCCCCCACGCTCGAAAATCCAGCCGGCCACCCGCGCCACCAAGCCCGGCTGGTCCGGACCATGCAACAAGGCTACGAGGGTGGCGGCGGGGGCGGCGGACGACATGGAGCGCAGTGAACTCAGACGAAGGCGACGTTGCCCACGTAGCTCTGAATGGGGCGCACCCCGACGCGCTTGTTCTTGAGCGCCTGGATACCCTGAACGGCCGCCTTCGCGCCTGTCATGGTGGTCATGATACACACGCTATGGGTGTAGGCGGCTTGGCGAATCGTGTTCTCGTCCTTGCGCGGAATCATTCCGCCGGGCGTGTTGATCACGAGCTGGATCTGGCCGTTCTTGATCATGTCCACGGCGGTCGGGCGGCCCTCATCGATCTTGCAGAGACGGTTAACCGCAACGCCGTTGGCGGCGAGGTGGTCGGCCGTGCCGCTGGTCGAATAGATGGCGAAGCCGAGGGTCGCCAAGTTGCGGGCGAGCTCCACGACGTTGTCCTTGTCGGAATTTTTCACCGAGAGGAACGCGTTGCCCTTAACCGGCAGGCCGGGTTTGGCGGCGGCCTGGGCTTTGGCGAAGGCGATGCCCAGGTCCTCGTCGAGGCCCATGACCTCGCCGGTCGAACGCATCTCGGGCGAGAGCGTGATCATGGCGCCGGGGAAGCGCACAAACGGGAACACCGCTTCCTTCACGCACCAGTGCTTGGGGGTCTGCTCGCGGGTGAAGCCGAGCTCGGCGAGTTTTTTGCCGGTCATGACCTTGGCGGCGAGTTTGGCCAGGGGAACGCCGATCGCTTTGGCGACGAAGGGCACGGTGCGGGAGGCGCGTGGGTTGACCTCGAGGATGTAGAGCTGGTTGTCCTTGATGGCGAACTGGACGTTCATCAGGCCGATCACCTTGAGCGCCTTGGCGAGCGCGTAGGTCGCTTGGCGAACGGTGTTGAGCATGTCCTTCGACAGCGTGTGCGGGGGCATGACCATCGAGGCGTCACCGGAATGGACGCCGGCGAATTCGATGTGCTCGAGCATGCCGCCGATGACCGAGGTCTCGCCGTCGCTGATGCAGTCCACGTCGAGCTCGATGGCGTCTTCAAGGAACTTGTCGATGAGCACGGGCTTGCCGGGCATGACGTCGAAGGCCTGGCGCACGACGTCACGAAACTCCTGTTCGCTGTAAACGATGAACATGCCGCGGCCGCCGAGCACGAAGCTGGGGCGCAACAGCACGGGGAAGCCGATCGCGTGGGCGGCAGCGAGGGCGTCCGCCTCATTGAGCGCGGTGCGGTGCGCGGGGGACTTCAGGCCGGTCGTTTCCAGGATGGCGGAGAACAGCTTGCGGTCCTCGGCGGCCTCGATCGATTCGGGCGAAGTGCCGATGATGTTAACGCCATTGGCCTTGAGCGCGGTGGCGAGGTTAAGCGGGGTTTGGCCGCCGAACTGCACGATCGCACCGTCGCACTTCTCTTGTTGGTAAACCTCAAGAACGTCCTCGAGGGTGAGCGGCTCAAAATAGAGGCGGTCAGAGGTGTCGTAGTCGGTCGAAACGGTTTCAGGGTTGGAGTTAACCATGACCGTCTCGAAGCCGATTTCACGCAGGGCGAAGGAGGCGTGAACGCAGCAGTAGTCGAACTCGATGCCCTGGCCGATGCGGTTGGGGCCGCCGCCGAGGATCATGATCTTCTTCTTGCCGTTGGTCGAAGGCACGACCTCGTTTTCGTCGCCGTAGGAGGAATAGTAATACGGGGTGAACGCCTCGAATTCGGCCGCGCAGGTGTCGACGAGGCGATAGGTGGTGTTGATGCCGCGGGTCTTGCGCTCGGCGCGCACGCTGCCGAGGTCGCTCTTGAAAAAGTGCGCGAGCTGCACGTCGGAAAAGCCAAATTGTTTGGCGCGGCGGAAGGCCTCCGGGGTGACGGTGGCGAGGGTGGCCTTCTTGAGCTCCTGCTCCATGTCAAAGATCTCCTTGAGCTGGATGAGGAACCAGGGGTCGATCTTGGTGAGGTCGAAAACCTGATCGCAGGTGTAGCCGGCGAGGAAGGCATAGCGGATGTAGTAAACGCGCTCGGCGTTGGGCGTGGCCAACTTGCTGCGGATGGTCTTGTCGTCGGGCAGCTCGTCGCCGCCCCATTTGCCGCCGCCGCCGCCGAAGCCGCGCGCGCCGGTTTCGAGTGAGCGCAGGCACTTCTGGAACGACTCTTTAAACGTACGACCGATAGCCATGGCCTCACCGACAGACTTCATCGCCGAGGTCAACGTGGCGTCGGCGTCGGGGAATTTCTCGAAGGTGAAACGAGGGATCTTGGTGACGACGTAGTCGATGGTCGGCTCAAAGCTGGCGGGCGTCAGGCGCGTGATGTCGTTGCGCAGTTCGTCGAGGGTGTAGCCGACGGCGAGCTTGGCGGCGATCTTGGCAATGGGGAAGCCGGTGGCTTTGGAAGCGAGCGCGGAGGATCGCGACACGCGAGGGTTCATCTCGATGACGACCTGGCGGCCGGTCTTCGGGTCGAGGGAGAACTGGATGTTGGAGCCACCGGTTTCGACGCCGATTTCGCGGATAACGGCGAAGGAGGCGTCGCGCATGACCTGGAATTCCTTATCGGTCAGGGTCATCGCCGGAGCGACCGTGATGGAGTCGCCGGTGTGCACGCCCATCGGGTCAAAATTCTCGATCGAGCAGATCACCACGCACTGGTCCTTGTGGTCACGCATGACCTCCATCTCGTATTCCTTCCAGCCGAGCAGACACTCCTCGACGAGAACCTCGTGGACGGGCGAGAGGTCGAGACCGCTGGTGACGATGCGCTCGAATTCCTCTTTGTTGTAAGCAATACCGCCGCCTTGGCCACCCATCGTGAAGGACGGACGGATGATGAGGGGGTAGTTACCAATTGACGCGGCGGCGGCGCGGGCCTCGTCCATGGACTTGACGGTCTTGGAGCGGGCCACGTCGAGGCCGATCTTGATCATGGCCTGTTTGAAGAGCTCGCGGTCCTCGCCCTTATTGATGGCGTCGGGCTTGGCACCGATCATCTCCACGCCGTGCTTTTCGAGGATACCGGCCTTAAACAGCTCCATCGAAAGATTGAGCGCGGTCTGGCCACCAAGGGTCGGGAGCAGCGCCGATGGCTTCTCGACCTCGATGATCTTCTCGAGGCTGTCCACGGTGAGCGGCTCGATGTAGGTGACATCGGCGAACTCCGGGTCGGTCATGATGGTCGCCGGATTGGAGTTAACCAAAATAACGCGGTAGCCCTCCTCGCGGAGCGCTTTGCAGGCCTGGGTGCCGGAGTAATCAAACTCGCAGGCCTGGCCGATGACGATAGGACCGGCGCCAATGATAAGGATGGACTGAAGATCGGTGCGTTTAGGCATGGGCGTGAATGCCAGCGAGGTTGCCCCGCCTCCGTGCCGGGGCAAGCGGAAAGGCGGCTCGATCCGACATCTCCCCGGCGAAAAAAAAAACACGGGCAAACGCCCCCGGCTCACACCCCTCAGCTCG is part of the Opitutus sp. genome and harbors:
- the carB gene encoding carbamoyl-phosphate synthase large subunit, whose translation is MPKRTDLQSILIIGAGPIVIGQACEFDYSGTQACKALREEGYRVILVNSNPATIMTDPEFADVTYIEPLTVDSLEKIIEVEKPSALLPTLGGQTALNLSMELFKAGILEKHGVEMIGAKPDAINKGEDRELFKQAMIKIGLDVARSKTVKSMDEARAAAASIGNYPLIIRPSFTMGGQGGGIAYNKEEFERIVTSGLDLSPVHEVLVEECLLGWKEYEMEVMRDHKDQCVVICSIENFDPMGVHTGDSITVAPAMTLTDKEFQVMRDASFAVIREIGVETGGSNIQFSLDPKTGRQVVIEMNPRVSRSSALASKATGFPIAKIAAKLAVGYTLDELRNDITRLTPASFEPTIDYVVTKIPRFTFEKFPDADATLTSAMKSVGEAMAIGRTFKESFQKCLRSLETGARGFGGGGGKWGGDELPDDKTIRSKLATPNAERVYYIRYAFLAGYTCDQVFDLTKIDPWFLIQLKEIFDMEQELKKATLATVTPEAFRRAKQFGFSDVQLAHFFKSDLGSVRAERKTRGINTTYRLVDTCAAEFEAFTPYYYSSYGDENEVVPSTNGKKKIMILGGGPNRIGQGIEFDYCCVHASFALREIGFETVMVNSNPETVSTDYDTSDRLYFEPLTLEDVLEVYQQEKCDGAIVQFGGQTPLNLATALKANGVNIIGTSPESIEAAEDRKLFSAILETTGLKSPAHRTALNEADALAAAHAIGFPVLLRPSFVLGGRGMFIVYSEQEFRDVVRQAFDVMPGKPVLIDKFLEDAIELDVDCISDGETSVIGGMLEHIEFAGVHSGDASMVMPPHTLSKDMLNTVRQATYALAKALKVIGLMNVQFAIKDNQLYILEVNPRASRTVPFVAKAIGVPLAKLAAKVMTGKKLAELGFTREQTPKHWCVKEAVFPFVRFPGAMITLSPEMRSTGEVMGLDEDLGIAFAKAQAAAKPGLPVKGNAFLSVKNSDKDNVVELARNLATLGFAIYSTSGTADHLAANGVAVNRLCKIDEGRPTAVDMIKNGQIQLVINTPGGMIPRKDENTIRQAAYTHSVCIMTTMTGAKAAVQGIQALKNKRVGVRPIQSYVGNVAFV
- a CDS encoding DUF983 domain-containing protein, with the translated sequence MKVTKGQIFNRGITHCCPNCGANKLFKADSFFALNPECPDCGLKIERDEGFFLGSMSLNYAVTTLGFLFPVLVLYLVGALSGIVAAVIAGTGALGFPVLFYRSSRSWWLMSYYFFLPHHLPANCGAAPTNADDNP
- the purU gene encoding formyltetrahydrofolate deformylase is translated as MSSAAPAATLVALLHGPDQPGLVARVAGWIFERGGNILHADQHRDMEAGIFFQRVEWVPSHGAASADTAGFHAFAASLGMQARVTASSHRPRVAIFVSKFDHCFHDLVLRWKSGDYACELVAIVSNHRELEAAARGYGLPFYVIPVTSATKPEGESAQLELLRSLDVELVILARYMQVLSEDFLTKFARPVINIHHSFLPAFAGGRPYHQAAERGVKLIGATAHYATAVLDDGPIIQQDVTRVTHRHGVDDLVRKGRDLEKIVLAQAVRWHLESRVLVYGNKTVVFD
- a CDS encoding IS21 family transposase translates to MIDYELYCRIKQAEAAGHSAPQIARSLQLHVQTVRRWQAQEKYVRSQAAQVPRPSKLDVHKPAIARWLEAHPFTAMQLWQKVRERGYTGGYSILKDYVRRVRPRNLEAFLTLKFAPGQTAQVDWGSFGAVEVDGTRRALSFFVMVLGYSRFLHVEFTLGQGQEWWLGCHRRAFEKLGGVPREVMVDNCKTAVLSHVPGTDPVYNAQYLDFARHYGFTIEPVPNFRIFKKCAEVHWDCGRTRWHESPQRR
- the tsf gene encoding translation elongation factor Ts, which gives rise to MSTPITAQQVNDLRGQTGAGLMDCKRALVETNGNFEEAVTILRKKGAASAAKRADREAKEGLIESYIHVGGKVGVLIEVNCETDFVARNDDFKALVRNLGMHIAAANPICVSRDQVPEADIAVERDIATAQVAGKPPAAVQKIVEGKLEKYFATVALLDQPFVKTPEKTIKEILTEAIAKTGENIQVRRFVRYQLGS
- a CDS encoding ATP-binding protein — translated: MKTEPEKTDLLKDQLKYLKLGYLLRHHGELTAEAAKARCSHAEFLRRLVQAETQDRQIRALERRIQAARFPVKKTVDQFQWDWPKELNEAQVRHLFELGFVKERTNAVFCGGVGLGKTHLASALGYAACQAGYTVLFTTAVDAINALVTAQSLHRLQAELKRYMTPAVLVLDEVGYLPLDKSGADLLFQIVSQRYERGSLIVTTNKAYKHWAGIFNNDAGITAAILDRLLHRAQTVVIEGKSYRMKDRLADEPAS